TGCCAAGAGTCAGtgcttccccttcctctccaGGCAAAACATGCCTCTGGGCTCAGCATCAGCTTGAGCGGAGCAAACACTCTGACTCCCTGAAGCGGAGAGAGTTGAGACAAGACAGGCCCCATGCCCCACCCTCCAGCAGAGCCGCCTCTGGGAGACCGTGGCTAGCATGCCAGTACTGAGCCAGCCCCTGGGGCCTGGGGATGCTCACAGTTGATCTTGAATTTCCTCGGATTTTCAGTCTTCTCTGCAAGGACCTTCTTCTCAACACAATCGTTGTTCTCCCTGAAAGGCGGTGACAGTAGAATGTGGTGACCACTTGAATTGGAGTTGCCCTCAGTGTCACTCCTCAAATGAGGTCACTGCAGGAACTTCCCTGGGTCCCAGGAGCACCGCAGCCCGCAGCCGCCCAGACCTTCTTCTCAGTCTGACCTGAGGCTGCTCTGTGGGGTCGGCTGTTGACTCAGAGCCTGGGGCAGGGGCTCTGAGGGGACAGGGACCCTGAGGGGACAGGGACCGTCTGCCGCCCCGGTTTTCCACACCACCCTCATGGAGGGGCCACGGTGAAGCTCCTGGCTGTCAGAAAACGCCTGGGGCTGAGCCCagctctgcccaccccacccagTCCTGGACCCCTATGGGGGAGTGCTGAGTCCCCCGCCAGCCCCAGTCCCAATGACGAGGAACCCACCATCTGTGCAGAATGATCTCCAGGTTGCCCTCGGCGGTGGGCATCAGGGAGGTGATGTAGATCCTCAAAggggcatccctggcctccaggaAGGTGGAGTCGCTGGCCGCCATGGCCATGAAGTGCCAGGTCCCTGCCAACTGAGGGGGCCTTCAGCTGCATGGGGGTCCCGCCTGACTGTGGCTCTCGTTGCACCCCGTGCAGGCAGGGCTGAGTCTAACAGGGATGGGTGCAGTGAGCACTGGATGGCTGTCTGGTCTGCTATCTATCAGATGCTGGACTAAGGAATTTCCTGTACTTAAAACCACCAGTGTGTGCTAACTCAGGAGTGTTCCAAAGTCCAAATATTGAGGGAGTCACCTGGGATGCTGGGAAACCAGAAAGACCACCCTAAAGATGGAGAGCAGGGCTGAGGGATTCCTGACATCATGGCGTCCATTCTGCGCTTCCTGTAGGTTTCTGAGATCCTGGGCTTCCCACTGGCCTGCAGCTCCCACCCAGCCCAGACCTCCCACAGTAACATGCCCCCTTCCCCCGCCTCAAACCTTTGAGACCTCCAGGTCCTGCTCGGTCTGGGGGATGTCACTGGCCTGGATGCTACAGACCAGGGCCATACCCAGGGTGTACAGGAGGCACAGCATGACTGTGGCTGTGGGTGGCTCTGAGCTCTGGAGTgagagggaggccgaggcagtgtgGGCTCGGGGGCCTGATGTAGGAGGAGGGCAGACAGGAGCCCCGCCCACAGCCTCGCCATGCCATTCCTCAAACCCATGACTCATCCTCACCCCACGGGCAGCTTCCTCCACTGGACCATGGGAGGCTCTTCCCTGTGCCCACGAAGGAACCTCCTCTGTGTCCAGCCGGGCAGTTCCTGGCAGGGCCTCAGGTGGGAGGGGCCTGGATCGGGTCCAGGTGTGCAGCCAGTGGTGGGAGCACCTCCTGGGTCGGGGCTTCTGGACAATGTCGGGTCAGAGGCCAGCAGTGAGAACAGCTGTGTCCAGGGCAGGGGTATGGCCTGTGGGGCAGGCAGAGGGCCCGAGAGCCCCATGGCAGCCCTGGGATGCCACAGATGTTGTGCCAGTGGGCAGCTGTCTGCATGGTCCGAATCCTGACCTGCACCTTCTGCTCAGCCATGCCCAGGTGTGTACAGCTGTGCCCCTCACATGCCAGCCTCTGGACAGGGGCTCACTGCCTGCTAGCGCTGTTCCTCTCTGACTCACAGGCAAGACGGGCTGGAAGTGGAGGATGCTGTCAGGTGTCAGTGAACTTCCAGACTTTGTCCTGTGGTCTATATTGTAAGCCCTTTTCCCACAGGGAAGCGTCACTTTGTCACTCACACATGAGCCTGTGTCCCAGTCTCTGAAGAGCAAGTGAGTGCTGAGGCAAGACATGGGTGTCCACTCCTGTTCTCCCGCCCGTCAGGGCAGGTCATTCTGGCCAGGGCAACGCGGCAAGAATGGTAAGGAAAGTCACGCAGGTGGGAAGGGGAAGGACACCTGTCCCCGTTTGCATAGAACACCATTACCCAGGTACAAAATGACAGGAAATCCACAAAAACACTCCTCGAGCTGAGTGAGGTCGGCAAGGTCAATCACACAAAAATCTACCATGGTGCCTCCACAGAGGCCGAAACTGGAAATGCGGTATTCGTAATCCCACACACACAGCATGCAGGCAAAAGTCTCACTAAACGTGGACGGGACTTACACTCTGAACCCTGCAAATGGCAATGAGAGAAATCAAAGCCCTAAGGACACGGAGAATCACAACGTGCTCGTGGGCTGGAAGGTTCAATACAGTGAACACGTTCGCTCTCTCCACTCAACCCAGAGAGTTAATGCCGTTCCCATCCAATTCTCAGCAAGGTACTTAGTAGATAGAtatagacgtgtgtgtgtgtgtgtgtgtgtgtgtgtgtgtgtgtgtgtgtgtgttttttttaggcagaggcttgttctgttgcccaggctggagtgtggtggcacaatctcggctcactgcaacttctgcctcccgggttcaaatgattctcctgcttcagcctcctgagtagctggggattataggtgccctTGACCACAaatggctagtttttgtattttagtagagagggggtttcactatgttggtcaggctggtctcaaactgctgccttcaagagatctgcccacctcggcctcccaaagtgctgggattacaggcgtgagccactgcacttggccataTGGAGTATGTAGATAGATTTTTTAAGGAGTTGCAATAGCTAAAGCCATTTTGAAGAAGACTAAACTATAAAGAGTTAGTCTACCCAACTTTACAAGCACTGTTAGCAATAGTAACCAAGAGAATGTGGTTTTGGCAGAGAAATGGACGCATAGATCTGTGGGAAAGAACAGAGAGCCGGAACACAGATTCACACAAATACGGCAACTGACCTTTAACCGAGTGGCAAGAGCAGTGCACGGGGGAGATGTTGGAAAAGAGGGTCCCGGTCCAGACCCTGAGCacgggttcttggatctcacacaggaaagaattcaaggtgcCTCACAGAGCACAGTGAAAGCAAGTGGATGGAAAAGGACTCCATGCTGGAGCTGGGTGACCTCAGAAAGCAGGGGGAGGAACGCCCGTCCTCTGTGCGTGCCTCTGCTTGTGAGCTGTGAGGAGCTACAGTGAAACCTGAGTTGCGCAGATGCGCTCACTAAATATAGGGGCTCTAAACCCATCCGAAAACAATTAAAAGCAAGTATTGGGAAGATCCATCATGTTAACAACAACCTAACTGCAGCCACACGGTCTAACACgattcagagaaaaacaaaacagagtgtgTTATTTCTTGCTGCATAAGAAATTGGCTCCGAACACAGCTGCTGAAAACCACAATTTCTGGGGCTCAGGAATGGAAGAGGGGTCCAGCTGGGTGGCTCTGGCCTAGGGTCTGCAATGAGGCTGTGGTCATGTTCTGGGCCGGGACTTTGGGCTCTGGAGAATGTCTTGGAACTGATGGACCAGATGGCTGCTGGGAGCTTCAGATTCCTGCCATGTGAGCCTCTCCCTGGGGCTGCTGGTGACACGGTTTCCCAAAGCAAGTGGAATGAGGACCAGCGGGGCTGACGTCACACTGTGCGTCTGATTCATGCGCCATCCCTTCCTCCTTGTCATTTCTATTAGAAGTGGGTCACTtggtccagcccacactcaatGGGAAGCATCACACAAGGGAAGTCATCCTGGGGGCCAGCTGCCACCTCAACAAAGCAACAAAGCGAAATCCACAAAGTAAATATGACATCCAGTTAACAATTACCAGGCACGCAATGAAGCAAGAAAATATGAGCCGTAACCAGGAGAAAAATCGAGTGACCGAAACAGACCCAGAAATGACAGCGATGATGGACTTGGCAGATCAGGATGTTAAAGACCCAGTATAAATGTCTCTACACGCTCAAGAGGGTCCAGAAAGCACGAGCAGGATGAGAAGCAAGGTGCCAGGCGTGGAAAAGACCCAGGATGTAAAACGGTGCTTCCTCTGTGGAAAACGTTGGGCAGTTTCTCAGAAAGTTAGACACCTCCTTATCCTGTGACCCAGAAACGTGGCTTGAATTGAGGACAGGAATTCAGACAAATATTTGCATGTGCATATCTGTGGCTGGACTGCTCAGGAGACCTGAAAGATGTAAACACCTCCAGTGTCCATGAAACAATGAGTGGATTAAAGGCATGGGGTTGTCTGGGTGTGGgcgctcaggcctgtaatcccagcactttgtgagatgGGCAGGTCACTGGAggttaggggttcgagaccagcctggccaacatggtgaaaccccatctttactcaaaatacaaaaattagcctggcatagtggcatgcacctgtaatcccagctactagggaggctgaggcaggagaattgcttgagcctgggaggcggaggttacagtcagctgagattgtgccactgcactccagcctgggtgacagggtaagacccaatctcaaaaaaaaaaaagggtctattcattcagtaaaatattattcagctttaaaataaACAGGGCGTTGATACAGGTTACAACATGGAAGAGCCTTCAAAACAGTGAAGTGAAaggagccagtcacaaaaagttACATGGTGTATCACTCCATTGATAGGAAATGCCCAGAACAGGTAAACCCTTAGAGACAGAATGTGGGAGGTGAATGCTGCTGGGGACAGGGCTTCCTCTGGGGGTGACGGGAAGGTTTTGGAACTACACGGAGGTCATGGATACGCACCGGGCTGCGTGGACTCATTGCTACAGAATTGTGCCCTTCCAAATGGTTATTTGACATTCTGTGAATTTCACTTCAGTGAAGTTTTAAAGGGGAATAAAGAGCCAGATGGAAATCCTGGAGACGGAA
The sequence above is a segment of the Saimiri boliviensis isolate mSaiBol1 chromosome 2, mSaiBol1.pri, whole genome shotgun sequence genome. Coding sequences within it:
- the LOC101034921 gene encoding glycodelin-like isoform X2, whose amino-acid sequence is MSHGFEEWHGEAVGGAPVCPPPTSGPRAHTASASLSLQSSEPPTATVMLCLLYTLGMALVCSIQASDIPQTEQDLEVSKLAGTWHFMAMAASDSTFLEARDAPLRIYITSLMPTAEGNLEIILHRWENNDCVEKKVLAEKTENPRKFKINYMAVNEATLLETDYDKFLFLCMKSTAAPRQSTMCQYLARSEEADNEVMNEFFRAVLTLPMDSRILMGWHQVPEPCPI
- the LOC101034921 gene encoding glycodelin-like isoform X1, whose amino-acid sequence is MSHGFEEWHGEAVGGAPVCPPPTSGPRAHTASASLSLQSSEPPTATVMLCLLYTLGMALVCSIQASDIPQTEQDLEVSKLAGTWHFMAMAASDSTFLEARDAPLRIYITSLMPTAEGNLEIILHRWENNDCVEKKVLAEKTENPRKFKINYMAVNEATLLETDYDKFLFLCMKSTAAPRQSTMCQYLARSEEADNEVMNEFFRAVLTLPMDSRILMGWHQVPGWNGIA